Proteins encoded within one genomic window of Granulicella pectinivorans:
- a CDS encoding thiamine phosphate synthase, whose protein sequence is MVRYAISAGEYGFPSRGTASLLDQIHRLAAAGVEFLQLREKHLGAGELAALTREILAILAASGAPTRLLISARADVAVATRAHGVHLTSACGGLTAGQIRDLYRMRGLPKPVVSRACHTHSEVLAARNESTDLILFSPVFGKGEMPGTGLPALQEACAVAAYVPVLALGGVTAANASSCLTAGAAGVAGIRLFQGDDFVPTTTRRMP, encoded by the coding sequence ATGGTTCGCTATGCGATCAGCGCCGGAGAGTATGGTTTTCCGTCCCGTGGGACCGCGTCTCTGCTTGACCAGATTCATCGGCTGGCGGCGGCAGGAGTTGAGTTTCTGCAGCTCCGGGAGAAGCACCTGGGGGCGGGAGAACTCGCCGCACTGACGCGGGAGATTCTCGCGATTCTGGCCGCTTCCGGTGCGCCAACCCGCCTGTTGATCAGCGCCCGGGCGGATGTGGCGGTTGCCACGCGAGCGCACGGCGTTCACCTGACCTCTGCCTGCGGCGGTCTGACGGCTGGGCAGATTCGAGACCTGTACCGGATGCGTGGGCTTCCGAAGCCGGTGGTCAGCAGGGCCTGCCACACGCACAGCGAGGTGCTTGCCGCCCGGAACGAGAGTACCGACCTCATTCTCTTCAGCCCGGTCTTCGGGAAGGGCGAGATGCCAGGAACGGGGCTTCCGGCGTTGCAAGAGGCCTGCGCCGTCGCCGCGTACGTCCCGGTGCTGGCGCTAGGGGGCGTGACGGCTGCAAATGCCTCCTCCTGCCTGACGGCAGGGGCTGCAGGCGTGGCGGGGATCCGTCTCTTTCAGGGCGATGATTTCGTCCCGACCACCACCCGCCGGATGCCCTGA
- the sthA gene encoding Si-specific NAD(P)(+) transhydrogenase, which produces MSTVYDLIVIGSGPAGQRAAIYAAKLGKKVALVEMREVVGGACISTGTIPSKTMREAVLHLSGYNYRSIYGMNYRVKERITMADLAFRVQHVIKTEIDVTEAQLSRNNIEMLVGVASFVDANHIQVTNSKGSVVYETKNVLIATGTKPAASAKVPVNGRSIINSDLVLDLPNLPKTMIVVGGGVIGVEYTCMFSALGVRVTLIERRPRLLEFADQEIVEALSYHLRDSRVTMRLNEEVESVEEMPDGTVVANLESKKKLQGDALLYAVGRQGNVDELNLGAIGVEADSRGRIPVDKDFRTKVPNVFAGGDVIGFPSLASVSMEQGRIAAARAFGDETVLSNPSFYPYGIYTIPEISFIGKTEEQLTEEDVPYEVGVAYYREIARGQIRGDTTGRLKLIFHRMTHAILGVHIIGEGASELLHIGQAVMALGGKLDYFVDTVFNYPTLAECYKVAAFNGLNRVSKFQ; this is translated from the coding sequence ATGAGCACTGTATACGATTTGATCGTGATTGGTTCCGGCCCCGCCGGCCAGAGAGCCGCGATTTACGCCGCGAAGCTCGGTAAGAAGGTAGCACTGGTGGAGATGCGCGAGGTCGTAGGCGGAGCCTGCATCTCGACCGGCACCATCCCCTCGAAGACGATGCGAGAGGCTGTGCTGCACCTCTCCGGCTACAACTACCGGTCCATCTACGGCATGAACTACCGGGTCAAGGAGCGGATCACGATGGCCGATCTGGCCTTCCGAGTCCAGCACGTCATCAAGACCGAGATCGACGTCACCGAAGCCCAGCTCTCGCGCAACAACATCGAGATGCTGGTCGGCGTAGCCAGCTTCGTCGATGCAAACCACATCCAGGTCACCAACTCCAAGGGCTCGGTCGTCTACGAGACCAAGAACGTCCTCATCGCCACGGGCACCAAGCCGGCTGCCTCGGCCAAGGTCCCGGTGAACGGCCGCAGCATCATCAACTCCGACCTCGTGCTCGACCTGCCCAACCTGCCCAAGACGATGATCGTCGTCGGCGGCGGCGTCATCGGCGTCGAGTACACCTGCATGTTCTCCGCGCTCGGCGTCCGCGTCACCCTCATCGAGCGCCGCCCGCGTCTGCTGGAGTTCGCCGACCAGGAGATCGTCGAGGCGCTCAGCTACCACCTCCGCGACTCCCGCGTGACCATGCGCCTCAACGAAGAGGTGGAGTCGGTCGAAGAGATGCCCGACGGCACCGTCGTCGCCAACCTCGAGAGCAAAAAGAAACTCCAGGGCGACGCGCTCCTTTACGCCGTCGGTCGCCAGGGCAACGTGGACGAGCTCAACCTCGGCGCCATCGGCGTCGAAGCCGACTCGCGCGGACGCATCCCGGTGGACAAGGACTTCCGCACCAAGGTCCCCAACGTCTTTGCCGGCGGCGACGTCATCGGCTTCCCGTCGCTGGCCTCGGTCTCCATGGAGCAGGGCCGCATCGCAGCCGCCCGCGCCTTCGGCGACGAGACCGTCCTCTCGAACCCCAGCTTCTACCCCTACGGCATCTACACCATCCCCGAGATCAGCTTCATCGGCAAGACCGAAGAGCAGTTGACCGAAGAGGATGTGCCCTACGAGGTGGGCGTGGCGTACTACCGCGAGATCGCCCGTGGGCAGATTCGCGGAGATACGACAGGTCGCCTCAAGCTCATCTTCCACCGCATGACCCACGCCATTCTCGGCGTGCACATCATCGGCGAAGGAGCCAGTGAACTGCTGCATATCGGGCAGGCCGTCATGGCTCTGGGAGGAAAGCTGGACTATTTCGTAGATACCGTGTTCAACTATCCCACTCTCGCGGAATGTTATAAAGTTGCCGCGTTCAACGGTCTGAACCGCGTGAGCAAATTTCAGTAA
- a CDS encoding ROK family protein, with protein sequence MAKSIGVTLSERVVAGLVVDHKLSGGLKTFPDAHDDEYALVEMPADAIIHTLCQQIVAVADGATDLMSVGVGLPGLIKNGVVEEAPNLPQLKGARFQEVLAAKLKENGLDVPVNLINDADGFAAGIAAAHGRLDSILRVWTLGVGIGYGRYPFMPGVWEGGHMVVSLDDKENYCGCGGRGHMEGIMGHRAMRLRFLDMEPEEVFEAAAKGDARCLEFKRLWHKALAAGTASSIHLDGPGKFFLAGFNVRFVDLSMLKDYVQKMVKMSPLQSYSLEVVQDDAETRVVGAAVSAEQAAGGSGSHRKASA encoded by the coding sequence ATGGCGAAGAGTATCGGGGTGACTTTATCGGAGCGCGTGGTGGCCGGGCTCGTGGTGGACCATAAGCTCTCGGGCGGGTTGAAGACCTTTCCGGACGCGCATGACGACGAATACGCGCTGGTCGAGATGCCCGCGGATGCGATCATTCACACCCTCTGCCAGCAGATCGTCGCCGTGGCGGACGGTGCCACGGACCTGATGTCGGTGGGCGTCGGTCTCCCGGGCCTCATCAAGAACGGCGTCGTCGAAGAGGCACCGAATCTCCCGCAGTTGAAGGGCGCACGCTTTCAGGAGGTGCTGGCCGCCAAGCTCAAGGAAAACGGCCTCGACGTGCCGGTCAATCTCATCAACGACGCAGACGGCTTTGCCGCCGGCATCGCCGCCGCGCACGGACGCCTGGACTCGATCCTCCGCGTCTGGACCCTCGGCGTCGGCATCGGCTACGGCCGCTACCCCTTCATGCCCGGCGTGTGGGAGGGCGGCCACATGGTCGTCTCGCTCGACGACAAGGAAAACTATTGCGGATGCGGTGGACGCGGCCACATGGAGGGCATCATGGGCCATCGCGCCATGCGCCTCCGGTTCCTGGACATGGAACCCGAAGAGGTCTTCGAGGCCGCCGCCAAGGGCGACGCCCGCTGCCTCGAGTTCAAGCGTCTGTGGCACAAGGCGCTGGCCGCGGGCACCGCCAGCTCCATCCACCTCGATGGGCCCGGCAAGTTCTTCCTCGCCGGCTTTAATGTCCGCTTCGTCGATTTGTCGATGTTGAAGGACTACGTGCAGAAGATGGTGAAGATGAGTCCGCTGCAGAGCTACTCGCTCGAAGTCGTGCAGGATGACGCAGAGACCCGTGTCGTCGGCGCGGCGGTATCGGCCGAACAGGCGGCTGGGGGATCAGGCAGCCATCGAAAGGCGTCGGCATAA
- a CDS encoding energy transducer TonB, with protein MRRYWFWVLLLMMGPVAAMGQGVAPATAPVTEQTPPSHSQVTSPRAIHFVDPEFSELARKRKLGGEVIVALTVDVDGMPQHVRVDQSLADKVKPKDRKAALSLDAKAVEAVQQYRFTPATRDGKPVPVEIHVGVNFQIF; from the coding sequence ATGCGGCGCTACTGGTTCTGGGTTCTTTTGTTGATGATGGGGCCGGTGGCGGCCATGGGACAGGGTGTTGCTCCGGCCACTGCTCCCGTAACGGAGCAGACACCGCCGTCGCATTCTCAAGTAACGTCCCCCAGGGCGATTCACTTCGTGGATCCGGAGTTCTCCGAGCTGGCGCGAAAGAGGAAGCTCGGCGGAGAGGTCATTGTGGCGCTCACCGTCGATGTGGATGGCATGCCGCAGCATGTGCGCGTGGACCAATCGCTTGCCGATAAGGTCAAGCCCAAGGACCGGAAAGCCGCCCTAAGCCTGGATGCGAAGGCAGTCGAAGCCGTGCAGCAGTATCGGTTTACCCCCGCGACACGCGATGGAAAACCGGTGCCGGTAGAGATCCATGTCGGCGTCAACTTTCAGATCTTTTAG
- the mutM gene encoding bifunctional DNA-formamidopyrimidine glycosylase/DNA-(apurinic or apyrimidinic site) lyase produces MPELPEVETVANGVHERVHGQTILSVWTSDKPQTFKTPPAEIAEALTGAKIERVRRVGKTIVADLSKGRPQFLVHLGMTGRLLVSTAETPVPPHTHAILSLSGGKELRFVDARRFGRLSLDREGYGGPGREPLTISDDDFVALFKGRKIAIKAALLNQSLLHGVGNIYADESLFRAGIRPRRAAGRLTRAELLRLKLALVEVLKHAISLGGSSVSDYVDADGVAGFFQLEHMVYSRAGETCKICATPLKKLVVGGRTTVFCPTCQH; encoded by the coding sequence ATGCCTGAACTTCCCGAAGTCGAAACCGTAGCCAATGGCGTTCACGAACGCGTCCACGGACAGACGATCCTCTCGGTCTGGACAAGCGATAAGCCGCAGACCTTCAAGACGCCTCCCGCCGAGATCGCCGAGGCCCTGACCGGGGCGAAGATCGAGCGGGTGCGGCGGGTGGGGAAGACGATCGTCGCCGACCTGAGCAAGGGGCGGCCGCAGTTTCTGGTGCACCTGGGGATGACCGGCCGGTTGCTGGTTTCGACCGCCGAGACACCGGTGCCTCCGCATACGCACGCCATTTTGAGCCTGAGCGGCGGTAAGGAGCTGCGGTTTGTGGATGCGCGGCGGTTTGGGCGACTCTCGCTGGACCGCGAAGGGTACGGCGGACCGGGTCGGGAGCCGTTGACGATCTCGGACGACGACTTTGTGGCGCTGTTCAAGGGCCGGAAGATTGCGATCAAAGCGGCTCTGCTGAACCAGTCGCTGCTGCATGGCGTGGGGAATATCTATGCGGACGAGAGCTTGTTTCGGGCAGGGATACGGCCTCGGCGGGCGGCTGGACGGCTAACGCGGGCGGAGTTGCTGCGGCTGAAGCTGGCACTGGTGGAGGTGCTGAAGCATGCCATCAGCCTGGGTGGGTCGTCGGTGTCGGACTATGTGGATGCCGATGGGGTTGCGGGATTCTTCCAGTTGGAGCACATGGTGTACAGCCGGGCTGGAGAGACCTGCAAGATCTGCGCCACGCCGCTGAAGAAGCTGGTTGTAGGCGGACGTACGACGGTATTTTGTCCGACGTGCCAGCACTAA
- a CDS encoding RES family NAD+ phosphorylase, whose product MFLWRVSQYTNLTGLGGELSGGRWHTKSPGKRVLYVAEHPAVALIEHLANLGALPEFLPDHYQLLKIVAPDKIEIGELTVRQLASIDPESFPTTHAIGDRWLAAGKSAILRVPSIPSPESWNYLLNPLHPDASQIRIEWAKTVRYDRRLFHLSK is encoded by the coding sequence ATGTTTCTATGGCGAGTCAGCCAGTATACGAATCTCACCGGGCTGGGTGGTGAGCTGTCAGGTGGGCGCTGGCACACCAAGTCGCCGGGGAAGCGTGTGCTCTATGTTGCCGAGCACCCTGCGGTCGCGCTGATTGAACACCTTGCCAACCTTGGAGCTTTACCGGAGTTCCTTCCAGATCACTATCAGCTTCTGAAGATTGTTGCGCCCGATAAGATAGAGATCGGTGAACTGACTGTGCGGCAGTTGGCCAGCATCGACCCGGAATCTTTCCCAACAACACATGCCATTGGGGATCGCTGGCTTGCTGCAGGAAAATCAGCCATCCTCCGCGTGCCTTCGATTCCCTCTCCCGAGTCGTGGAACTATCTCCTGAATCCTCTTCACCCCGACGCGTCTCAAATCCGCATCGAATGGGCGAAGACGGTGCGTTACGACCGCCGCCTGTTTCATCTATCGAAATAG
- a CDS encoding antitoxin Xre/MbcA/ParS toxin-binding domain-containing protein: MATHNVLNEYIGGSTSLALAKLVEHGLPTESLALLREKGLTFTEMSAIISPRTLKHRKARGENLSSEETDRAIRVSSIVALAESVFGNPVKAMGWLRYPNTRLEDRTPLSMLHTEAGGRLVEGILYSISEGIYS, translated from the coding sequence ATGGCGACCCACAATGTTCTCAACGAGTACATCGGCGGAAGTACCTCCCTTGCTCTGGCTAAGCTTGTCGAGCATGGGCTTCCGACAGAGAGTCTGGCGCTCTTGCGGGAGAAGGGACTTACCTTCACGGAGATGTCTGCGATTATCTCCCCGCGGACGCTGAAGCACCGGAAGGCCCGTGGCGAAAACCTCTCATCGGAGGAGACGGATCGGGCGATTCGTGTCTCCTCGATTGTGGCGCTTGCGGAGTCGGTCTTTGGAAACCCCGTGAAAGCAATGGGATGGCTACGCTATCCAAACACTCGGCTCGAAGACCGGACACCTTTGAGCATGCTTCACACAGAGGCAGGTGGAAGGCTGGTGGAAGGCATTTTGTACAGCATCTCTGAAGGCATCTACAGCTGA
- a CDS encoding PP2C family protein-serine/threonine phosphatase, protein MQADIPIHRRFSTRRLKDWTKQKLRPAIYDRYLFFTELGEETSHIVDLASLMRKIPARFATGLRLTSLTIFLREEAGSYCVRHQQGEMNTPDVRFSEKSSTVSHLRRTQRPAPIARDYSTPWLFLADRADISALQILGAQLVVPFVGRRGLPGFAVIRRRPDQPFGPMEIRLLQRFGHQMGQALEAALTLEALVAEGRKSERMTRELELAREVQEHLLPRTLPSLPRISVSGRCQSAERVGGDYFDVFVTEGGKLCCAIGDVSGKGIPSALLMATLRACLRSLMLQPDVSLIEVMRRLNGLIYESSSASKYATFFLALLQPETNEMTYVNGGHNPPLLMEAGKVRRLTTGGPVLGLFPVAEYESETLILEPGATLAAYTDGFSEAEDASGEEWGERGLLFSLNSDATQPPATQMLNAFAAVERFAQGAPQHDDMTLLLVHHDN, encoded by the coding sequence ATGCAGGCTGATATCCCCATCCATCGCAGGTTCAGCACGAGGCGACTCAAGGATTGGACGAAGCAGAAGCTTCGCCCCGCTATCTACGATCGCTATCTCTTCTTCACCGAACTGGGCGAAGAGACCTCGCACATCGTCGATCTCGCCAGCCTGATGCGGAAGATTCCCGCGCGCTTCGCGACCGGCCTGCGCCTGACCTCGTTGACCATCTTCCTTCGCGAGGAGGCTGGCAGCTACTGCGTGCGGCATCAGCAGGGCGAGATGAACACTCCGGACGTCCGCTTCAGCGAGAAAAGCTCCACGGTTTCACACCTCCGCCGCACGCAGCGCCCAGCGCCGATCGCCAGGGACTACTCCACCCCCTGGCTCTTCCTGGCCGACCGCGCCGACATCTCCGCGTTGCAGATCCTCGGTGCGCAGCTCGTCGTGCCGTTCGTCGGCCGGCGTGGCCTCCCCGGCTTCGCCGTCATCCGCCGCCGCCCCGACCAGCCCTTCGGCCCCATGGAGATTCGCCTCCTCCAGCGCTTCGGCCACCAGATGGGCCAGGCCCTCGAAGCCGCGCTCACCCTCGAAGCCCTCGTCGCCGAAGGCCGCAAAAGCGAGCGCATGACCCGCGAGCTCGAACTCGCCCGCGAGGTGCAGGAGCATCTCCTCCCCCGCACCCTCCCCTCGCTTCCCCGCATCAGCGTCTCCGGCCGCTGCCAGTCCGCCGAACGCGTCGGCGGCGACTACTTTGACGTCTTCGTCACCGAGGGCGGCAAGCTCTGCTGCGCCATCGGCGACGTCAGCGGCAAGGGCATCCCTTCGGCGCTCCTCATGGCCACCCTGCGGGCCTGCCTGCGCAGCCTGATGCTCCAGCCGGACGTCTCGCTCATCGAGGTGATGCGCCGCCTCAACGGGCTCATCTACGAGTCGTCCTCCGCCAGCAAATACGCCACCTTCTTCCTCGCGCTCCTCCAGCCCGAAACCAACGAGATGACCTACGTCAACGGCGGCCACAACCCCCCGCTGCTCATGGAAGCCGGCAAAGTCAGGCGTCTCACCACCGGCGGCCCCGTCCTGGGACTCTTTCCGGTAGCCGAGTACGAGTCCGAGACCCTCATCCTCGAACCCGGCGCCACCCTGGCCGCCTACACCGACGGCTTCAGCGAGGCCGAAGACGCCTCCGGCGAAGAATGGGGCGAACGCGGCCTCCTCTTCTCACTCAACAGCGACGCCACCCAGCCACCCGCCACCCAGATGTTGAACGCCTTCGCCGCCGTCGAGCGCTTCGCCCAGGGAGCACCCCAGCACGACGACATGACCCTGCTTCTCGTCCATCACGACAACTAA
- a CDS encoding adenylosuccinate synthase, with protein sequence MTQRKSAVILGAQWGDEGKGKIVDVLSEKFSVVARYAGGHNAGHTVIIKGRKFVLQLIPCGVLRPDCKGVIGNGVVLDPMAFLSEVKKLKDAGLPVDEQLFVSNRAQVILPYHRMIELAAENAPGRTKIGTTSRGIGPAYEDKMHRSGLRVIDLLNSNLLRTHINNACYEKNTIARALFGTEPLDPKAIYEEYARAADQIAPFVTDTAVMLNDAIRNGEKVMFEGAQGALLDIDHGTYPFVTSSSATAGGAVTGTGVGPTQIGTVIGVTKAYVTRVGEGPFPTEIHDDTADLLRARGQEYGAVTGRPRRCGWLDLPLLRYSNMINGTEWLVVTKMDVMDECVEIPVCTHYRIDGKETDVIPADMRGFDSIQPVYTTLKGWNTTTEGITEYDQLPQLAKDYLAFVEKESGAKIGMVSTGPDRDQTITTPAFEEALRS encoded by the coding sequence GTGACTCAGCGTAAATCAGCGGTAATTCTTGGTGCCCAGTGGGGCGATGAAGGCAAAGGCAAGATCGTCGACGTGCTCTCGGAGAAGTTCTCCGTCGTCGCCCGTTACGCAGGTGGACACAACGCCGGCCATACCGTCATCATCAAGGGCCGCAAGTTCGTCCTGCAACTGATCCCCTGCGGCGTTCTGCGCCCGGATTGCAAGGGCGTCATCGGCAACGGCGTGGTGCTCGATCCCATGGCCTTCCTCTCGGAGGTCAAGAAGCTCAAGGACGCCGGCCTCCCGGTTGACGAGCAGCTCTTCGTCTCCAACCGCGCCCAGGTCATCCTGCCCTACCACCGCATGATCGAGCTCGCCGCCGAGAACGCCCCCGGCCGCACCAAGATCGGAACCACCAGCCGCGGCATCGGACCGGCCTACGAAGACAAGATGCACCGCAGTGGCCTGCGCGTCATCGACCTGCTCAACTCGAACCTCCTCCGCACGCACATCAACAACGCCTGCTACGAGAAGAACACCATCGCCCGCGCTCTCTTCGGCACCGAGCCCCTCGACCCCAAGGCCATCTACGAGGAGTACGCCCGCGCCGCCGACCAGATCGCGCCCTTTGTCACCGACACCGCCGTCATGCTCAACGATGCCATCCGCAACGGTGAAAAGGTGATGTTCGAAGGCGCCCAGGGCGCTCTGCTCGACATCGACCACGGCACCTATCCGTTCGTGACGTCGTCGTCCGCGACCGCCGGCGGAGCCGTCACCGGAACCGGCGTCGGCCCCACCCAGATCGGCACCGTCATCGGCGTCACCAAGGCCTACGTCACCCGCGTCGGCGAAGGCCCGTTTCCCACTGAGATCCACGACGACACCGCCGACCTCCTCCGCGCCCGCGGACAGGAGTACGGCGCCGTCACCGGCCGTCCGCGCCGCTGCGGCTGGCTCGACCTGCCCCTGCTCCGCTACTCCAACATGATCAACGGCACCGAATGGCTCGTCGTGACCAAGATGGACGTCATGGACGAGTGCGTCGAGATCCCCGTCTGCACGCACTACCGCATCGACGGCAAGGAGACCGACGTCATCCCCGCCGACATGCGCGGCTTCGACTCCATCCAGCCCGTTTACACCACCCTCAAGGGCTGGAACACCACCACCGAGGGCATCACGGAGTACGATCAGTTACCGCAGCTCGCGAAGGACTATCTCGCCTTCGTCGAGAAGGAGTCCGGCGCCAAGATCGGCATGGTCTCCACCGGACCCGATCGCGACCAGACCATCACCACGCCGGCGTTCGAAGAGGCATTGCGCAGCTAA
- a CDS encoding putative quinol monooxygenase has protein sequence MISFTVRLKFNAEDHDTVSEILRNLTLATRQEPGCVTYVAHFIDGDATTVLLYEQYRDQAAVDFHRASPHFHQYAIGGFFQLMKDRQMENLIAIC, from the coding sequence ATGATCAGCTTTACCGTACGGCTGAAGTTCAACGCTGAAGATCACGATACGGTCTCCGAGATCCTGCGCAACCTGACTCTTGCCACCCGGCAGGAGCCAGGTTGCGTCACCTACGTCGCTCATTTCATCGACGGAGACGCCACCACCGTCCTCCTCTACGAGCAGTACCGCGACCAGGCCGCCGTCGACTTCCACCGCGCCTCCCCTCACTTTCACCAGTACGCCATCGGCGGATTCTTTCAGCTCATGAAGGACCGCCAGATGGAGAACCTCATCGCGATCTGCTAG
- a CDS encoding nuclear transport factor 2 family protein, with amino-acid sequence MKKQIESMETQWRDAQLTGNIAEMSKLLSDDYFGISMAGEVNTKAQQLERMRTRMLVISKIDLSDMKVKLLGTTAVVTSRAEVQGVNEGTPITGSFRYTRVYQKTPSGQWQITNFEATRLARQSPPTEPEAKP; translated from the coding sequence GTGAAAAAGCAGATCGAGTCCATGGAGACCCAGTGGCGCGACGCGCAACTGACCGGCAACATCGCCGAAATGTCCAAGCTTCTCTCCGACGATTACTTCGGCATCTCCATGGCGGGCGAGGTCAACACCAAGGCCCAGCAACTGGAGCGCATGCGCACGCGGATGCTGGTCATCTCCAAGATCGACCTCAGCGACATGAAGGTGAAGCTCCTCGGTACCACCGCCGTGGTCACCTCGCGCGCCGAGGTCCAGGGTGTCAACGAGGGTACGCCCATCACCGGCAGCTTCCGGTACACGCGCGTCTACCAGAAGACGCCGTCCGGCCAATGGCAGATCACCAACTTTGAAGCCACGCGCCTCGCACGCCAGAGTCCCCCAACCGAACCCGAAGCGAAACCTTAG
- a CDS encoding HIT family protein has protein sequence MDRLWTPWRYAYITKTAPTRPGVPEALDAWPGPQSGEHDCVFCNMIHAVDYAVANGMAREEAEREALIVSRGATTFLCLNRYPYSTGHVMVVPYAHTDSLASLAPETAQEMMATAQRVEAMLRSVYRPQGLNFGLNLGEAAGAGVAAHLHLHALPRWSGDTNFMTVTAETRVLPEMLETTWQRLRDCVQADTD, from the coding sequence ATGGACCGGCTTTGGACTCCGTGGCGCTATGCCTATATTACGAAGACGGCTCCGACGCGTCCGGGTGTGCCGGAGGCTCTGGATGCGTGGCCGGGGCCGCAGTCCGGGGAGCATGACTGCGTGTTCTGCAACATGATTCATGCGGTGGACTATGCGGTGGCCAACGGTATGGCGCGGGAAGAAGCCGAGCGGGAGGCGTTGATCGTCTCGCGGGGGGCAACGACGTTTCTTTGCCTGAACCGGTATCCGTATTCGACAGGGCATGTGATGGTGGTGCCGTATGCGCACACCGATTCGCTCGCGAGCCTTGCCCCGGAGACCGCGCAGGAGATGATGGCAACCGCGCAGCGGGTCGAGGCCATGCTGCGGAGTGTGTATCGGCCGCAGGGGTTGAACTTTGGGCTGAATTTAGGGGAGGCGGCGGGCGCGGGCGTGGCGGCGCATCTGCATCTGCATGCTCTGCCGCGGTGGTCGGGCGATACGAACTTTATGACGGTGACGGCGGAGACCCGCGTGCTGCCGGAGATGCTGGAGACGACCTGGCAGAGGCTGAGGGACTGCGTGCAGGCGGACACGGACTAA
- a CDS encoding 3-keto-disaccharide hydrolase produces MRAPISRLLIAATFVAATTTLHAQQPTAPEPKHQDTEVYEPVPPIVTPGKTDDAPPSDAIVLFDGKNLDQWVMNKDKSPVMWPVADNIMTVSKAPGSGNIETKKTFKNYQLHIEWRIPTNITGSDQARGNSGVFLASTGPGDAGYELQVLDNYNNKTYVNGQVGSIYKQAIPLANPARKPGEWQTYEVVWTAPTFHSDGTLKTPAYATVFMNGVLVENHFQLKGETRYIGQPFYKAYDRAPIKLQAHGDHSEPISFRNIWVRELP; encoded by the coding sequence ATGCGCGCCCCTATTTCTCGTCTTCTGATCGCCGCCACCTTCGTCGCCGCCACCACGACGCTCCATGCGCAGCAGCCCACTGCGCCGGAGCCGAAGCACCAGGACACCGAGGTCTATGAGCCGGTTCCGCCGATTGTGACACCGGGCAAGACCGACGATGCGCCGCCTTCGGACGCGATCGTGCTGTTCGACGGCAAGAACCTGGACCAGTGGGTGATGAACAAGGACAAATCGCCTGTGATGTGGCCGGTTGCGGACAACATCATGACCGTGAGCAAGGCTCCGGGGTCGGGGAATATCGAGACCAAGAAGACGTTCAAGAACTACCAGCTCCATATTGAGTGGCGAATTCCCACCAACATTACAGGATCGGACCAGGCGCGCGGGAACAGTGGGGTGTTTCTGGCCTCGACCGGCCCAGGCGACGCGGGGTATGAGCTGCAGGTGCTGGATAACTACAACAACAAGACGTACGTGAACGGGCAGGTGGGAAGCATCTACAAGCAGGCGATTCCGCTGGCGAACCCGGCGCGCAAGCCAGGGGAGTGGCAGACGTATGAGGTCGTCTGGACGGCTCCTACGTTTCATAGCGATGGGACGCTGAAGACGCCGGCCTACGCTACGGTGTTTATGAACGGCGTGCTGGTGGAGAACCACTTTCAACTAAAGGGCGAGACGCGGTATATCGGGCAGCCGTTTTACAAGGCGTACGACCGGGCTCCGATCAAGCTGCAGGCGCATGGGGACCATAGCGAGCCGATCAGCTTCCGGAATATCTGGGTGCGGGAGCTGCCGTAG
- a CDS encoding response regulator transcription factor: MRRHVLIYGLLGGILIALLQWTQYRFLVVEHSLEIYGGLVAAIFAGLGIWLGQRIAGKRPQPALAEPPVPALPDTTRRDGLGITPREFEILELIAKGLSNREIAATLYVSENTVKTHSSRVFDKLGAKRRTQAVQLGKELGLLP, translated from the coding sequence ATGCGACGTCATGTGCTGATCTACGGACTCCTGGGCGGCATCCTCATCGCGCTGCTCCAGTGGACCCAGTACCGCTTCCTCGTCGTCGAGCACTCGCTCGAAATCTACGGTGGACTCGTCGCCGCCATCTTCGCCGGCCTCGGCATCTGGCTCGGCCAGCGCATCGCCGGCAAGCGCCCGCAGCCCGCACTCGCCGAACCCCCCGTCCCCGCTCTGCCGGATACCACCAGACGCGATGGCCTCGGCATCACTCCGCGCGAGTTCGAGATCCTCGAGCTCATCGCCAAGGGGCTCAGCAACCGCGAGATCGCCGCCACGCTCTACGTCAGCGAGAACACCGTCAAGACCCACTCCAGCCGCGTCTTCGATAAACTCGGCGCCAAACGGCGTACCCAGGCCGTCCAGCTCGGCAAGGAACTTGGCCTCCTGCCCTGA